The proteins below come from a single Actinomycetota bacterium genomic window:
- a CDS encoding riboflavin synthase, whose protein sequence is MFTGLIEEIGRVKRINRSSKGLELMIKADKILSDVKLGDSISVDGVCLTVKSLDKSYFKADVMAETLNSTNINDLRVGDFVNLERAMRLKDRLGGHLVSGHVDSIGRIEAIKRDGIAHIYEISAKKPVILSLISKGSVAIDGISLTIKDIWSEKFSVSIIPHTLKSTTLGKRRRGDRVNIETDMLGKHILKQNLGLK, encoded by the coding sequence ATGTTTACGGGGCTAATTGAAGAGATCGGAAGGGTAAAGCGAATCAACAGATCGTCCAAGGGACTCGAACTAATGATTAAAGCAGACAAGATATTGAGTGATGTTAAGCTTGGCGACTCGATATCGGTGGATGGAGTCTGTTTGACGGTAAAATCGCTGGATAAGAGTTATTTTAAAGCGGACGTTATGGCAGAAACACTCAATTCAACCAATATCAACGACTTAAGAGTGGGCGATTTCGTAAATCTGGAGAGGGCGATGCGTCTTAAAGATAGACTTGGAGGCCACCTCGTCAGCGGCCACGTCGACTCGATCGGCAGGATAGAGGCGATCAAAAGAGATGGCATTGCCCACATATATGAGATATCCGCCAAAAAACCAGTCATCTTAAGCCTGATATCTAAAGGCTCAGTTGCCATCGACGGAATAAGTCTGACTATAAAGGATATTTGGAGCGAAAAATTTTCAGTCTCAATCATCCCCCATACCCTAAAATCGACGACCTTGGGTAAGAGGAGGCGCGGCGATCGGGTAAATATCGAAACCGACATGCTGGGTAAGCATATTTTAAAGCAGAACTTGGGTCTGAAATAA
- a CDS encoding bifunctional 3,4-dihydroxy-2-butanone-4-phosphate synthase/GTP cyclohydrolase II produces MPFNRIREAIEDIKKGKMVIVCDDENRENEGDLIMAAEMVTPEAINFMATNGRGLICLPCEGRRLDELMIPVMVKDNTSRNETAFAVSIGAKHRITTGISARDRAETVLALVDPTTKPTDISMPGHVFPLRANEGGVLTRAGHTEAAVDLARLSGLFPAGVICEIMNEDGSMARVPELERVAERFGLKMITIADLIRYRRQTEKVVQKVAQINLPTKFGDFKAMAYESLIDNECHIAMVRGEVSGKKDVLVRVHSECLTGDIFKSLRCDCGSQLDIALRMIDEEGLGVLLYIIGQEGRGLGLINKLKAYELQEEGDDTVEANERLGFPADLRDYGIGAQVLVDLGLETIRLITNNPTKIIGLKGYGLKITERVPLQIPPTEQNLRYLRTKREKLNHMLDNT; encoded by the coding sequence ATGCCGTTCAACAGAATAAGAGAGGCTATCGAGGATATCAAGAAGGGCAAGATGGTCATCGTCTGCGATGACGAGAACAGGGAGAACGAGGGAGACCTGATAATGGCCGCCGAGATGGTTACGCCTGAGGCGATCAACTTCATGGCCACAAACGGTCGAGGTCTGATCTGTCTGCCTTGTGAAGGCAGACGGCTCGATGAGTTGATGATTCCCGTCATGGTCAAGGATAATACCAGCAGAAACGAGACCGCCTTTGCGGTATCCATCGGAGCAAAACATAGGATAACTACGGGCATTTCGGCAAGGGATAGGGCGGAAACAGTCCTAGCTCTGGTCGATCCGACCACCAAGCCCACAGATATCTCTATGCCGGGTCACGTCTTTCCCCTACGGGCTAACGAGGGGGGCGTCTTGACCAGGGCCGGACACACCGAGGCGGCAGTGGATTTAGCAAGACTTTCTGGCCTATTTCCGGCTGGGGTAATATGCGAAATAATGAACGAGGATGGCAGCATGGCCAGAGTCCCCGAGCTCGAAAGGGTGGCCGAAAGATTCGGTCTCAAGATGATAACCATCGCCGATCTAATCCGCTACCGTCGCCAGACCGAAAAAGTGGTCCAAAAAGTCGCCCAGATCAATCTGCCTACAAAATTCGGCGATTTCAAGGCGATGGCTTATGAGAGTCTCATCGATAACGAATGTCATATAGCGATGGTGAGGGGCGAAGTATCGGGCAAAAAGGACGTGCTGGTTAGGGTCCACTCTGAATGCTTGACCGGAGATATCTTCAAGTCGCTGCGTTGCGATTGCGGCTCACAGCTTGACATCGCTCTAAGGATGATCGACGAAGAGGGCTTGGGAGTCCTTCTTTACATAATCGGACAAGAGGGCAGGGGACTCGGTCTAATCAATAAGCTTAAAGCTTATGAGTTGCAAGAAGAGGGAGACGACACGGTAGAGGCCAATGAGAGGCTGGGCTTTCCGGCCGATCTTCGAGATTATGGGATCGGAGCACAGGTCCTGGTGGACTTAGGTCTAGAAACGATTAGGCTAATAACCAATAATCCGACTAAGATAATCGGTCTTAAGGGTTATGGTCTGAAGATTACCGAAAGGGTTCCACTCCAGATTCCACCGACTGAGCAGAATCTTAGGTATTTGAGGACGAAGCGGGAGAAATTGAATCATATGCTCGACAATACATAA